In Microbacterium laevaniformans, a single window of DNA contains:
- a CDS encoding aminotransferase class V-fold PLP-dependent enzyme, with the protein MITAVHDPLASVRAEFGSADGYLAACTVGLPMDATRRAVAADLAGRPDIASYSRAVEQSRAHFASLVGVAPERVAIGSQTSVQVALLAAALPAGSTVLVPEHEFSSLVLPFVHAGRGIRVRTAPLSRLADAITSSTTLVAFSLVQSACGHVADVDAICTAAAAVGARTVCDATQAVGWMPVDAGRFDALLCHAYKWLCCPRGVAFMSVSADYARTLAPVQAGWYAGDDPWTSCYGGDADLAACARRFDVSPAWQAFVGAEPALRTFAQADIAAVHAHATGLASRLRRAQELEQPDIPTAIVTWLDPEGADLARLQAAGITASGRNGRTRVAFHVFNDDDDVERAVTALGR; encoded by the coding sequence ATGATCACCGCCGTCCACGACCCCCTCGCCTCGGTGCGCGCCGAGTTCGGCTCCGCCGACGGCTACCTGGCCGCGTGCACGGTGGGGCTGCCGATGGACGCGACGCGGCGCGCGGTCGCCGCGGACCTCGCCGGACGCCCCGACATCGCGAGCTACAGTCGCGCGGTGGAGCAGTCGCGAGCACACTTCGCGTCGCTCGTGGGTGTCGCCCCCGAGCGCGTCGCGATCGGCTCCCAGACGTCGGTTCAGGTGGCACTTCTCGCGGCGGCGCTCCCCGCGGGTTCGACGGTCCTGGTACCGGAACACGAGTTCTCCTCGCTCGTCCTGCCCTTCGTGCACGCAGGCCGCGGCATCCGCGTCCGCACCGCTCCGCTGTCGCGCCTGGCCGACGCGATCACCTCCAGTACGACGCTCGTCGCGTTCTCCCTGGTGCAGTCCGCGTGCGGTCACGTCGCCGACGTCGACGCCATCTGCACCGCGGCAGCCGCGGTCGGTGCACGCACGGTATGCGATGCCACGCAGGCCGTGGGCTGGATGCCGGTCGACGCCGGGCGATTCGATGCGCTGCTCTGTCACGCCTACAAGTGGCTGTGCTGCCCGCGCGGCGTCGCCTTCATGTCGGTGAGCGCGGACTACGCGCGCACGCTCGCGCCCGTACAGGCCGGGTGGTATGCCGGCGACGATCCCTGGACGTCGTGCTACGGCGGTGACGCGGATCTCGCCGCCTGCGCGCGACGCTTCGACGTCTCCCCCGCCTGGCAGGCATTCGTCGGCGCCGAGCCCGCGCTGCGGACATTCGCGCAGGCCGACATCGCGGCCGTCCACGCTCACGCCACGGGTCTCGCGTCCCGCCTTCGTCGGGCGCAGGAGCTGGAGCAGCCGGACATCCCGACGGCGATCGTCACCTGGCTCGATCCCGAGGGAGCGGACCTCGCGCGTCTGCAGGCCGCCGGCATCACGGCATCCGGCCGCAACGGGCGCACGCGCGTCGCCTTTCACGTGTTCAACGACGACGACGACGTCGAGCGAGCCGTCACCGCCCTCGGCCGCTGA
- a CDS encoding MFS transporter, producing MDPVAVARIQRRTVTVLAAGQVLGGIAFGATVSLGALLAADLSGQEALSGLATASVTLGASLCAIPLARMAARRGRRVALTLGNLFALIGIGIVITAATVRSFPLLIVGVVLIGAGNAGNLQSRFAATDLAPAARRGRDLGTVVWATTVGGVVGPLLLTPGEAVGAALRMPPLTGSYAFSIVAQLIAFALYLAALRPDPLLLAQRLSRSGDAQREHIDDLDRPVAARYAIFAVAGSHVVMASVMAMTPIHLAHLAPEHVTLVVGTTIALHVFGMYGLSPVFGLLADRWGRIATILLGQALLAVSLIVAATMPDSQWAVLVALFLLGAGWSAATVSGAALLTESSPTSLRPRRQGLSDTIMTFSAAVGAVLAGVVLSQIGYGGLALVALVLVVAVTVLSPYARRG from the coding sequence ATGGACCCCGTCGCCGTCGCGCGTATCCAGCGACGCACCGTCACCGTCCTCGCCGCCGGACAGGTGCTGGGCGGCATCGCCTTCGGCGCAACGGTCTCGCTCGGCGCCCTGCTCGCGGCCGATCTGTCGGGCCAGGAGGCGCTGTCAGGGCTGGCGACGGCATCCGTGACGCTCGGAGCATCGTTGTGCGCCATCCCGCTCGCGCGGATGGCGGCACGGCGCGGGCGACGGGTGGCGCTGACGCTCGGCAACCTCTTCGCGCTGATCGGCATCGGGATCGTCATCACGGCGGCCACCGTGCGCAGCTTCCCGCTGCTGATCGTGGGCGTGGTGCTCATCGGCGCCGGCAACGCGGGCAATCTGCAGTCGCGCTTCGCCGCGACCGACCTCGCTCCCGCCGCGCGCCGGGGGCGCGACCTCGGCACCGTCGTCTGGGCGACGACCGTCGGGGGTGTGGTGGGCCCGCTGCTTCTGACACCGGGAGAGGCCGTCGGCGCCGCGCTGCGTATGCCGCCGCTCACCGGCTCCTACGCGTTCTCGATCGTGGCGCAGCTGATCGCTTTCGCGCTCTACCTCGCGGCGCTGCGGCCCGATCCGCTGCTGCTGGCACAGCGTCTGTCGCGCAGCGGCGATGCGCAGCGGGAGCACATCGACGATCTCGATCGGCCGGTGGCGGCGCGCTACGCGATCTTCGCGGTGGCGGGATCGCACGTGGTGATGGCGTCGGTGATGGCGATGACGCCGATCCATCTTGCGCACCTGGCACCCGAGCACGTCACGCTCGTGGTCGGAACCACGATCGCGCTGCACGTGTTCGGTATGTACGGCTTGTCGCCGGTGTTTGGGCTGCTGGCGGACCGATGGGGACGTATCGCGACGATCCTCCTGGGCCAGGCGCTGCTGGCGGTGTCGCTGATCGTGGCGGCGACCATGCCCGATTCGCAATGGGCGGTGCTGGTCGCGCTGTTCCTGCTGGGAGCGGGGTGGAGCGCTGCGACCGTGTCGGGCGCAGCTCTGCTCACCGAGAGCTCTCCGACGAGCCTGCGGCCGCGACGGCAGGGGCTCAGCGACACGATCATGACCTTCAGTGCCGCTGTCGGCGCCGTGCTCGCGGGCGTCGTCCTCAGTCAGATCGGCTACGGCGGACTCGCGCTCGTCGCCCTCGTGCTCGTCGTCGCGGTCACCGTGCTCTCGCCGTACGCGCGCCGCGGCTGA
- a CDS encoding fumarylacetoacetate hydrolase family protein, translating into MRVVRFSHNDAIRFGIVDETDLVVLAGDPLFAGFETTGERVPLGEVALLAPVIPRSKIVCVGKNYRDHAAEMGGEAPAAPLLFLKPNTAVIGPGDAIVRPSQSERTDFEGELAIVIGRVAKNVPASAALDYVFGYTIGNDVTARDLQKSDGQWARAKGFDTFCPLGPAIETEFDLEGGARIVTRVDGDVRQDGPISDMVHSVPEIIAYASAAFTLLPGDVILTGTPAGIGPFDAGQTVEVEITGLGTLRNTARNA; encoded by the coding sequence GTGAGGGTCGTCCGCTTCAGTCACAATGACGCGATCCGCTTCGGGATCGTCGACGAGACCGATCTCGTCGTCCTCGCCGGCGACCCGCTGTTCGCGGGCTTCGAGACGACGGGGGAGCGGGTTCCGCTCGGTGAGGTGGCGTTGCTGGCACCGGTCATCCCGCGCTCGAAGATCGTGTGCGTCGGCAAAAACTACCGCGACCACGCCGCCGAGATGGGCGGCGAGGCCCCGGCCGCGCCGCTGCTGTTCCTGAAGCCGAACACCGCGGTGATCGGACCGGGAGATGCGATCGTGCGACCTTCGCAGTCCGAGCGCACCGATTTCGAGGGCGAGCTGGCGATCGTGATCGGCCGTGTGGCCAAGAATGTCCCGGCATCCGCTGCGCTCGATTACGTGTTCGGGTACACGATCGGCAACGACGTGACCGCGCGTGACCTGCAGAAGTCGGATGGGCAGTGGGCGCGCGCCAAGGGGTTCGACACGTTCTGCCCGCTCGGTCCGGCGATCGAGACGGAGTTCGACCTCGAGGGCGGCGCGCGCATCGTGACGCGGGTGGACGGCGACGTGCGCCAGGATGGCCCGATCTCCGACATGGTGCACTCGGTGCCGGAGATCATCGCCTACGCCTCGGCCGCGTTCACGCTGCTGCCGGGGGATGTGATCCTCACCGGTACGCCGGCTGGCATCGGGCCGTTCGACGCGGGCCAGACCGTCGAAGTCGAGATCACGGGGCTGGGCACACTGCGCAACACCGCGCGAAACGCGTGA
- a CDS encoding branched-chain amino acid aminotransferase — MSLIYEPDAGLAPLEFAVTRNLAAKAPAEREQLLADPAFGTTFTDHMVDICWSVRGGWHRPRVQPYGPLSLDPAAAVLHYGQEIFEGIKAYRHADRSVWTFRPDQNGRRLQRSARRLALPELPVEYFIESLKALIAVDGAWVPSGADQSLYLRPFMFAKEAFLGVRPANKVGYYVIASPVGAYFKGGAKPVSIWLSEDYARAGKGGTGAAKTGGNYAASLLPQAEAYEQGCDQVVFLDQDRNVEELGGMNVVFVYKDGTIVTPKSDSILEGITRDSILQLAADRGHKVEGRAVSIEEWRSGVASGEIVEVFACGTAAVVAPIGVLKGRDFVDEQPLGPLAQSLRDELTDIQYGRREDTHGWLVRLDEPAGDAESAA; from the coding sequence ATGAGCCTCATCTACGAACCCGACGCCGGACTTGCCCCTCTGGAGTTCGCGGTCACCCGCAACCTCGCCGCGAAGGCGCCGGCGGAACGCGAGCAGCTGCTCGCCGACCCCGCCTTCGGCACGACCTTCACCGACCACATGGTCGACATCTGCTGGTCGGTGCGCGGCGGATGGCACCGCCCGCGCGTGCAGCCCTACGGCCCGCTCTCGCTCGACCCCGCCGCGGCGGTGTTGCATTACGGCCAGGAGATCTTCGAGGGCATCAAGGCCTACCGTCACGCCGACCGCTCGGTCTGGACCTTCCGACCCGATCAGAACGGCCGTCGCCTGCAGCGCAGCGCACGGCGTCTCGCGCTGCCCGAGTTGCCGGTGGAGTACTTCATCGAGTCTCTGAAGGCGCTCATCGCCGTCGACGGAGCCTGGGTGCCCTCGGGCGCCGACCAGAGCCTCTATCTGCGCCCGTTCATGTTCGCGAAGGAGGCGTTCCTCGGGGTTCGACCGGCCAACAAGGTCGGGTACTACGTCATCGCCTCCCCGGTGGGCGCGTACTTCAAGGGCGGCGCGAAGCCGGTGTCGATCTGGCTCAGCGAGGACTACGCCCGCGCCGGCAAGGGCGGGACCGGTGCCGCCAAGACCGGTGGCAACTACGCCGCCAGCCTGCTGCCGCAGGCCGAAGCCTACGAGCAGGGCTGCGACCAGGTCGTGTTCCTCGATCAGGATCGCAATGTCGAGGAACTCGGCGGCATGAACGTCGTCTTCGTCTACAAGGACGGGACGATCGTGACGCCGAAGTCCGACTCCATCCTCGAGGGCATCACGCGCGACTCGATCCTGCAGCTGGCGGCCGACCGCGGTCACAAGGTCGAGGGACGCGCGGTGTCGATCGAGGAATGGCGCTCGGGCGTCGCCTCGGGCGAGATCGTCGAGGTCTTCGCCTGCGGCACCGCTGCCGTCGTCGCGCCGATCGGCGTGCTCAAGGGCCGCGACTTCGTCGACGAGCAGCCCCTCGGACCGCTCGCGCAGTCGCTGCGCGACGAGCTGACCGACATCCAGTACGGGCGCCGCGAGGACACGCACGGGTGGCTCGTGCGCCTGGACGAGCCGGCCGGCGACGCGGAGTCCGCCGCGTGA
- a CDS encoding 3-isopropylmalate dehydrogenase, translating to MSRVIKLAVIPGDGIGPEVVAEAEKVLDAVTAASEVTFNKTRFSLGAARYLETGDTLTHDDLAAIAAHDAILLGAVGGVPGDPRLKDANIERGLLLKLRFSLDHYVNLRPSKLYTGAPGPLADPGEIDFVVVREGTEGPYVGNGGSIRTGTAHEVANETSVNTAFGIERVVRYALAQAERRRKKVTLVHKTNVLVHAGGMWKRIVDAVASEHPEVTVDYVHIDAATIYLVTNPGRFDVIVTDNLFGDILTDLAGAVTGGIGLAASGNINPDGAFPSMFEPVHGSAPDIAGQQKADPTAAILSVALMLDHLGLADEAARVTRAVEEDIAHRGSAPRTTAQVGDAIAAAVQA from the coding sequence ATGTCGCGTGTCATCAAGCTGGCCGTCATTCCGGGTGACGGCATCGGTCCCGAGGTCGTCGCAGAGGCGGAGAAGGTGCTCGATGCCGTGACCGCGGCATCCGAGGTCACCTTCAACAAGACGCGCTTCTCCCTCGGGGCGGCGCGCTACCTCGAGACGGGAGACACGCTCACGCACGATGATCTGGCCGCCATCGCCGCACACGACGCGATCCTGCTCGGTGCCGTCGGGGGCGTACCGGGCGATCCGCGTCTGAAGGACGCGAACATCGAGCGTGGGCTGCTGTTGAAGCTGCGGTTCTCGCTGGATCACTACGTCAATCTGCGTCCTTCGAAGCTCTACACGGGAGCACCGGGGCCGCTTGCCGATCCGGGTGAGATCGACTTCGTCGTCGTCCGCGAGGGCACGGAGGGGCCGTACGTCGGCAACGGCGGCTCGATCCGTACCGGAACGGCGCACGAGGTGGCGAACGAGACCTCCGTGAACACGGCCTTCGGCATCGAACGCGTCGTCCGGTACGCCTTAGCCCAGGCGGAGCGCCGACGCAAGAAGGTGACGCTCGTGCACAAGACGAACGTCCTCGTTCACGCGGGGGGGATGTGGAAGCGGATCGTGGATGCCGTGGCATCGGAGCACCCCGAGGTGACCGTAGACTATGTGCACATCGACGCGGCCACCATCTATCTGGTCACGAACCCGGGCCGCTTCGACGTGATCGTCACCGACAACCTCTTCGGCGACATCCTCACCGACTTGGCCGGCGCCGTCACCGGAGGCATCGGCCTCGCCGCTTCGGGAAACATCAACCCCGACGGCGCGTTCCCCTCGATGTTCGAGCCCGTGCACGGCTCGGCGCCGGACATCGCGGGACAGCAGAAGGCCGACCCCACGGCCGCGATCCTCTCCGTCGCCCTCATGCTCGACCATCTCGGGCTCGCCGACGAAGCCGCGCGCGTCACCCGCGCCGTCGAGGAGGACATCGCCCACAGGGGCTCCGCACCCCGCACCACCGCTCAGGTCGGCGACGCCATCGCCGCCGCGGTGCAGGCGTAG
- a CDS encoding MFS transporter, which produces MMTLTEEITLAESNGKRVGWRGWLALIVLMLPVLLVSVDNTVLSFALPDIALSLNPSSAQQLWIIDAYPLVLAGLLVTMGTLGDRFGRRRMLLIGATGFAAVSVLAAFAPSAAWLIAARAGMGVFGAMLMPSTLSLLRSIFTDRDQRRMAIAVWASMFSAGAALGPIVGGILLEHFAWGSVFLMSVPVLVPLLILAPLLVPESRDPRPGRIDPVSIALSMLTMVPIVYAIKEVAVHGFGVLPVVLTAAGLGFGVVFVRRQLASAQPMLDMRLFARGTFSGALLVNLLSVVSLVGFLYFVAQHLQLIVGLSPMEAGFALVPGMAAMIVAGLLVVPIARRVSARVVVPVALTFSVVAYLLVPGAVGDGALALLIAAFVLLGIGIGAAETVSNELILASAPPAKAGAASAVSETAYELGAVLGTAVLGGILTAAYRTGIVLPAGVEGAAADAARETLAGAMTVAGSLDGATADGLRAAAAHAFDAGVGITAVIGAVLVAIAAVIAATTLKGSRSAHVDH; this is translated from the coding sequence ATGATGACACTGACTGAAGAGATCACCCTGGCCGAGTCGAACGGGAAGCGCGTGGGATGGCGCGGCTGGCTCGCACTGATCGTGCTCATGCTGCCGGTTCTGCTCGTCTCTGTGGACAACACGGTGCTGAGCTTCGCCCTGCCCGACATCGCCCTGAGCCTGAACCCCTCCAGCGCCCAGCAGCTGTGGATCATCGACGCCTACCCGCTGGTGCTCGCGGGGCTCCTGGTGACGATGGGCACGCTCGGCGACCGCTTCGGGCGTCGAAGGATGCTGCTGATCGGCGCGACGGGCTTCGCCGCCGTGTCCGTGCTGGCCGCCTTCGCTCCCAGCGCCGCCTGGCTCATCGCCGCACGTGCCGGTATGGGCGTGTTCGGCGCGATGCTGATGCCGTCGACCCTGTCTCTGCTGCGCAGCATCTTCACCGACCGTGACCAACGCCGCATGGCGATCGCGGTATGGGCGTCGATGTTCTCCGCCGGAGCGGCCCTGGGACCGATCGTCGGCGGCATCCTGCTCGAGCACTTCGCCTGGGGATCGGTGTTCCTCATGTCGGTTCCGGTGCTCGTCCCGCTGCTGATCCTTGCGCCGCTGCTGGTTCCCGAGAGTCGCGATCCGCGACCGGGCCGCATCGACCCGGTCAGCATCGCCCTGTCGATGCTGACGATGGTGCCGATCGTCTACGCGATCAAGGAGGTCGCGGTGCACGGCTTCGGGGTGCTGCCGGTGGTGCTGACGGCGGCCGGACTCGGCTTCGGTGTCGTGTTCGTTCGCCGTCAGCTCGCTTCCGCGCAGCCGATGCTCGACATGCGGCTGTTCGCCCGTGGCACCTTCAGCGGCGCGCTGCTGGTGAACCTGCTCAGCGTCGTCTCTCTCGTGGGCTTCCTGTACTTCGTCGCGCAGCATCTGCAGCTCATCGTCGGTCTGTCGCCGATGGAGGCGGGGTTCGCGCTCGTTCCCGGCATGGCGGCGATGATCGTCGCCGGTCTGCTCGTCGTGCCGATCGCCCGCCGCGTCTCGGCGCGCGTGGTCGTGCCGGTCGCGCTGACGTTCTCGGTCGTGGCCTACCTGCTCGTCCCCGGCGCGGTCGGCGACGGCGCCCTGGCCCTGCTGATCGCCGCCTTCGTCCTGCTCGGCATCGGCATCGGTGCCGCCGAGACGGTGTCGAACGAGCTCATTCTCGCCAGTGCGCCCCCCGCCAAGGCCGGAGCGGCCAGCGCCGTGTCGGAGACGGCCTACGAGCTGGGCGCCGTCCTGGGTACGGCGGTGCTCGGCGGCATCCTGACGGCGGCCTATCGAACCGGCATCGTGCTTCCGGCGGGGGTCGAAGGGGCGGCGGCGGATGCCGCGCGCGAGACTCTGGCGGGGGCGATGACGGTCGCGGGCTCGCTCGACGGCGCCACCGCCGATGGGCTGCGCGCGGCGGCCGCACACGCCTTCGACGCGGGCGTCGGCATCACCGCGGTGATCGGAGCCGTGCTCGTCGCCATCGCCGCGGTCATCGCGGCCACTACGCTGAAAGGGTCCCGCAGCGCCCACGTCGATCACTGA
- a CDS encoding TetR/AcrR family transcriptional regulator gives MSRPPLAREKVLDAFEAILVEEGERAATMDATARAAGVSKGGLLYHFASKEMLEAGLIERLQSLVDEDVAAMSSYPGGPIAHYLHSSVMSNDPIDRVILATSRLAQGGNGHAAEALREVREKWADALRPYAPEGAALDLVMLVGDGLYFNNALSGGSIPGPVPRGDALDALVALVERAVR, from the coding sequence ATGAGTCGCCCTCCCCTGGCCCGCGAGAAGGTGCTCGACGCCTTCGAGGCGATCCTCGTGGAGGAGGGTGAACGCGCGGCGACGATGGATGCCACGGCGCGCGCAGCGGGGGTCTCCAAAGGTGGCCTGCTCTACCACTTCGCCTCGAAGGAGATGCTCGAGGCGGGCCTGATCGAACGCCTCCAGAGCCTCGTCGACGAGGACGTCGCGGCGATGTCGAGCTACCCGGGCGGCCCCATCGCCCACTATCTGCATTCATCCGTCATGTCGAACGACCCGATCGACCGCGTCATCCTCGCCACCTCGCGTCTCGCGCAGGGCGGCAACGGCCACGCCGCCGAGGCATTGCGGGAGGTGCGGGAGAAGTGGGCCGACGCGCTGCGTCCCTACGCCCCCGAGGGCGCGGCGCTCGATCTCGTGATGCTCGTCGGGGACGGCCTCTACTTCAACAATGCGCTCTCGGGCGGATCGATCCCCGGTCCGGTCCCCCGCGGCGACGCGCTCGACGCGCTGGTGGCCCTGGTCGAGCGCGCCGTCCGCTGA
- the serA gene encoding phosphoglycerate dehydrogenase translates to MSKPVVLIAEELSPATIDALGPDFDVRQVDGTDRPALLSALADAHAILIRSATKVDAEAIAAAPVLKVVARAGVGLDNVDIKAATAAGVMVVNAPTSNIISAAELTIGHILSLARHIPAAHASLAAGAWRRSSFTGTELFEKTVGIIGLGRIGALIAARLQAFGVSVVAYDPYVTPTRAQQLGVTLLSLDDLLAQSDFITIHMPKTPETTGMIGAAQFVRMKPTAYVVNVARGGLIDEEALYTALTTGEIAGAGLDVFTSEPPKPDGTAFPLLSLPNVVVTPHLGASTDEAQEKAGISVARSVKLALEGDLVPDAVNVAGGVIDPFVRPGIALVEQLGQVFSGLATSALTSLDIEVRGELAAYDVSVYRLAALKGIFTKIVSENVSYVNAPLFAEQRGIETRLIVEADSPLYRNITILRGTLSDGTVLEVAGTLAGTRMVPKIVGINGYEIEVPIDKHHILMRYADRPGIVAIYGQKLGEAGINIAGLFVAQPDASGRALSVLTVDQPVPDAILDDTRQAIGADLFRQLEIVEA, encoded by the coding sequence GTGTCCAAGCCTGTCGTCCTCATCGCCGAAGAACTCTCACCCGCCACGATCGATGCCCTGGGGCCGGACTTCGATGTCCGTCAGGTCGACGGCACCGACCGTCCCGCGCTCCTTTCGGCTCTGGCCGACGCCCACGCCATCCTGATCCGATCGGCGACGAAGGTGGATGCCGAGGCGATCGCAGCGGCTCCTGTACTCAAGGTCGTCGCGCGTGCCGGCGTCGGACTCGACAACGTCGACATCAAGGCCGCCACGGCCGCGGGGGTCATGGTCGTCAACGCGCCGACCTCCAACATCATCTCGGCGGCCGAGCTGACGATCGGGCACATCCTGAGCCTTGCCCGTCACATCCCCGCCGCTCACGCGTCGCTGGCCGCCGGCGCCTGGAGGCGCAGCTCGTTCACGGGCACAGAGCTCTTCGAGAAGACCGTCGGCATCATCGGTCTCGGCCGCATCGGCGCCCTCATCGCCGCTCGTCTGCAGGCATTCGGCGTGAGCGTCGTGGCGTACGACCCGTATGTCACGCCGACCCGCGCCCAGCAGCTCGGCGTCACGCTCCTGAGCCTCGATGACCTGCTCGCACAGAGTGACTTCATCACGATCCACATGCCCAAGACGCCCGAGACGACCGGCATGATCGGCGCGGCGCAGTTCGTGCGCATGAAGCCCACCGCCTACGTCGTCAACGTCGCGCGCGGTGGACTCATCGACGAGGAGGCGCTCTACACGGCGTTGACCACGGGGGAGATCGCCGGCGCCGGACTCGACGTGTTCACGAGCGAGCCCCCGAAGCCCGACGGCACCGCGTTCCCGCTGCTGTCGCTCCCGAACGTCGTGGTGACCCCGCACCTGGGCGCCTCCACCGACGAGGCGCAGGAGAAGGCCGGCATCTCCGTCGCCCGATCGGTCAAACTCGCCCTCGAAGGCGACCTCGTGCCCGATGCGGTCAACGTCGCCGGAGGAGTCATCGACCCGTTCGTGCGTCCCGGCATCGCTCTCGTCGAGCAGCTCGGTCAGGTCTTCTCCGGCCTTGCGACCAGCGCCCTCACGAGCCTGGACATCGAGGTGCGCGGCGAGCTCGCCGCCTACGACGTCAGCGTCTACCGCCTCGCGGCGCTGAAGGGCATCTTCACGAAGATCGTCAGCGAGAACGTGTCCTACGTGAACGCGCCGTTGTTCGCCGAGCAGCGCGGCATCGAGACCCGTCTCATCGTCGAGGCCGACAGCCCGCTCTATCGCAACATCACGATTCTGCGCGGCACGCTGTCGGACGGAACGGTGCTCGAGGTTGCGGGAACGCTTGCCGGCACGCGGATGGTCCCGAAGATCGTCGGCATCAACGGCTACGAGATCGAGGTGCCGATCGACAAGCACCACATCCTCATGCGCTATGCGGACCGCCCGGGCATCGTCGCGATCTACGGGCAGAAGCTCGGTGAGGCGGGGATCAACATCGCCGGTCTGTTCGTCGCTCAGCCCGACGCCTCGGGTCGCGCTCTCTCGGTGCTCACGGTCGACCAGCCCGTGCCGGACGCGATCCTCGACGACACGCGACAGGCGATCGGCGCCGACCTCTTCCGTCAGCTGGAGATCGTCGAGGCCTGA
- a CDS encoding bacitracin resistance protein — MTTSAPTPSRTRALPTWLIVAISVVFGLFYAYFVWNAVGFLSQAASGAQPLNAYGWFVLLLSVVFPLIAFGVAFAVGWRRTWWEFALVLITGLCVVAVFWLNILTYTVGPSGSSMLG, encoded by the coding sequence ATGACCACGAGCGCCCCCACGCCCTCCCGCACGCGTGCCCTGCCCACCTGGCTGATCGTCGCCATCTCCGTCGTGTTCGGGCTGTTCTACGCGTACTTCGTGTGGAACGCCGTCGGCTTCCTCTCGCAGGCCGCATCGGGTGCTCAGCCGCTGAACGCCTACGGCTGGTTCGTGCTGCTGCTGTCGGTCGTCTTCCCGCTGATCGCGTTCGGCGTCGCCTTCGCCGTCGGCTGGCGGCGGACGTGGTGGGAGTTCGCCCTCGTCCTCATCACCGGTCTGTGTGTCGTGGCGGTGTTCTGGCTGAACATCCTGACGTACACCGTGGGGCCCTCCGGCTCGTCGATGCTCGGCTGA
- a CDS encoding DNA polymerase III subunit gamma/tau, translating to MSTPRDDDALSWDGDDDPTLEVGHRPAAEPVTAPTAAPELAALPDGFTAVGKGSTTVGHIDADGTVTMPDAPTQMSNAMLVTLGILAGAYLLFTIGWIIGGLRLQGTAEFLVSPVGYAAALWLAVAAAPVWFLTVFVLTRAAKAWVRVLLLVGGLALLVPWPFILVGAVGR from the coding sequence GTGAGCACGCCACGTGATGACGACGCCCTGAGCTGGGACGGCGACGATGACCCGACTCTCGAGGTGGGCCACCGACCCGCCGCCGAGCCGGTGACCGCCCCGACGGCCGCGCCCGAGCTGGCCGCGCTTCCCGACGGATTCACGGCCGTCGGCAAGGGCAGCACCACCGTCGGCCACATCGACGCGGACGGCACCGTCACGATGCCCGACGCGCCGACCCAGATGTCGAACGCGATGCTCGTGACCCTCGGCATCCTCGCCGGCGCTTACCTGCTGTTCACCATCGGCTGGATCATCGGCGGGTTGCGTCTGCAGGGCACGGCGGAGTTCCTCGTCAGCCCGGTCGGGTACGCGGCCGCCCTGTGGCTCGCCGTCGCGGCGGCGCCGGTGTGGTTCCTCACGGTGTTCGTCCTCACCCGCGCCGCGAAGGCCTGGGTGCGCGTGCTGCTGCTGGTCGGCGGTCTCGCCCTGCTCGTACCGTGGCCCTTCATCCTCGTCGGGGCGGTGGGACGATGA
- a CDS encoding copper homeostasis protein CutC, which produces MIVALEVAVQDAAGARAAIDAGADRLELCQALAVGGLTPSIALVEMTVAAVGGERVNVLVRPRAGGFVYDDDEIALVAADIHAVRVAGAAGVVVGALTRDGHLDAAALRRWRDAAGDGTLVFHRAIDAAPSPLAVFDELAAIGVDRVLTSGGAARSVDGTDMLRLLVAADTGIEIMAGGGIRVGDIARIVAVGVDAVHLSARAVTGLDAPSGPGGGAGGHDVTDPVVVAAAAAAVRSTLSE; this is translated from the coding sequence ATGATCGTCGCGCTGGAGGTCGCCGTTCAGGACGCCGCGGGCGCCCGCGCCGCCATCGACGCAGGAGCGGACCGGCTCGAGCTCTGCCAGGCGCTGGCTGTCGGTGGGCTCACGCCGTCGATCGCGCTGGTGGAGATGACGGTCGCCGCTGTCGGCGGGGAACGCGTGAACGTCCTCGTGCGTCCCCGCGCGGGAGGATTCGTCTACGACGACGACGAGATCGCCCTCGTCGCCGCCGACATCCACGCGGTGAGGGTCGCCGGGGCGGCGGGTGTCGTCGTCGGCGCACTGACTCGCGACGGGCACCTCGACGCGGCGGCGCTGCGGAGGTGGAGGGATGCCGCCGGCGACGGCACGCTCGTGTTCCACCGCGCGATCGACGCGGCCCCCTCACCGCTCGCCGTCTTCGACGAGCTCGCCGCGATCGGCGTCGATCGCGTGCTGACCTCGGGCGGCGCCGCCCGCTCCGTCGACGGCACGGATATGCTGCGACTCCTGGTCGCGGCGGACACCGGTATCGAGATCATGGCCGGCGGCGGCATCCGCGTCGGCGACATCGCGCGCATCGTCGCCGTGGGCGTCGACGCCGTGCATCTGTCCGCCCGCGCCGTCACCGGTCTCGACGCGCCCTCGGGGCCCGGGGGAGGAGCGGGCGGCCACGACGTCACCGACCCGGTCGTGGTGGCGGCGGCAGCGGCCGCCGTCCGCAGTACGCTTTCGGAGTGA